One part of the Quercus lobata isolate SW786 chromosome 7, ValleyOak3.0 Primary Assembly, whole genome shotgun sequence genome encodes these proteins:
- the LOC115954000 gene encoding uncharacterized protein LOC115954000 — protein sequence MGSWRRQSGGIHQKEPQGTRSNNRKPPLDSWQSSVPSWEKEFCLLIGSVPWRKLLETKKCMYLYDNVVQWNDSAGEEAFCNAKKRYWAGINGLPCNISLPDPDIYIDKVDWNSSIDPELLLDLEQEQETPDEVNKDEKVVILGDSLLNKSFSCTGWGEDEEELQKAADLSRHPGNEGWDCKVDNDNNPWENSNGQNNGAMKDYGWGSHPNDSQAWNKWKNSCYEWENNYNGAENVDDRSGGNWGAYDDNSRKKQGSPRYMSRYKTSRFAGNDYQRGSNEWRNGRGRKKTNFSYVVDNKPASRQWNSCGYAIVDSGEQRFQ from the exons ATGGGTAGTTGGAGAAGACAATCAGGTGGAATTCATCAGAAGGAACCTCAGGGGACAAGATCAAACAACAGGAAACCACCTCTGG ATAGTTGGCAGTCGTCCGTGCCTTCCTGGGAAAAGGAATTCTGCTTATTAATTGGTTCAGTTCCATGGCGAAAGCTCTTGGAAACCAAGAAATGTATGTATCTTTATGACAATGTTGTTCAATGGAATGACTCTGCTGGTGAGGAGGCATTTTGCAATGCAAAAAAACGATATTGGGCAGGGATTAATGGCCTTCCCTGCAACATATCATTGCCTGATCCCGATATCTATATTGACAAAGTAGATTGGAACTCCAGCATAGATCCAGAGTTGCTGTTGGACTTGGAACAGGAGCAAGAGACTCCTGATGAGGTAAATAAAGATGAGAAGGTTGTGATTCTTGGTGATTCGCTCTTGAATAAATCATTCTCTTGCACTGGATGGGGAGAAGATGAAGAGGAATTACAAAAAGCTGCTGACTTGTCCCGGCATCCTGGAAATGAGGGTTGGGACTGCAAAGTGGATAATGACAATAATCCTTGGGAAAATAGTAATGGTCAGAATAATGGAGCCATGAAAGATTATGGATGGGGAAGTCATCCAAATGATTCACAGGCTTGGAATAAGTGGAAAAATAGTTGTTATGAGTGGGAGAATAATTATAATGGGGCGGAGAATGTGGATGATAGAAGTGGTGGTAACTGGGGAGCATATGATGACAATAGCAGGAAGAAACAAGGCTCTCCTAGGTACATGTCAAGGTATAAAACCTCAAGGTTTGCAGGCAATGACTATCAAAGGGGTAGTAATGAATGGAGAAATGGCAGGGGAAGGAAGAAGACAAATTTTTCATATGTGGTAGATAATAAACCTGCCTCGAGGCAGTGGAACTCTTGCGGTTATGCCATTGTGGATTCAGGAGAGCAGCGATTCCAGTGA
- the LOC115953440 gene encoding 50S ribosomal protein L6, chloroplastic, producing MACSLNSSFQTSNLRTVFLGKKNEVCVSSVPVNRVGFLRKTVVCKESRIGKQPIQVPSNVTITLEGQFLKVKGPLGELSQSYPREVNVEREEPDTLKVKKAMETRRANQMHGLFRTLTDNMVVGVSKGFEKKLQLIGVGYRAMLEGKDLVLNLGFSHPVRMAIPDGIKVKVEDNTRITVSGYDKSAIGQFAASVRRWRPPEPYKGKGVKYADEIIRRKEGKAGKKK from the exons ATGGCTTGCTCGCTCAACTCCTCTTTTCAAACCAG CAATTTGAGGACTGTATTTTTGGGCAAGAAAAATGAAGTATGTGTTTCTAGTGTTCCTGTAAATCGTGTTGGTTTCCTGAGGAAAACTGTGGTGTGTAAAGAATCAAGAATAGGAAAGCAACCAATTCAAGTGCCAAGCAATGTGACAATCACTTTGGAAGgtcaatttttaaaagtaaaggGTCCTTTAGGGGAACTTTCACAGTCCTATCCACGAGAAGTGAATGTTGAAAGGGAGGAGCCTGATACTCTCAAGGTCAAAAAAGCAATGGAAACTAGAAGGGCCAACCAAATGCATGGGCTTTTCAG GACACTTACCGACAATATGGTGGTGGGAGTATCGAAAGGTTTCGAGAAGAAACTTCAACTGATTGGCGTTGGGTATCGTGCAATGTTAGAAGGAAAAGACTTGGTACTAAATCTTGGGTTCTCTCATCCAGTTAGGATGGCAATCCCAGATGGCATAAAAGTGAAAGTGGAAGACAACACCAGAATTACTGTCAGTGGATATGACAAAAGTGCTATTGGTCAATTTGCTGCTTCTGTTAGGAGATGGAGACCCCCAGAACCATATAAAGGTAAGGGTGTAAAATATGCTGATGAAATTATTAGACGAAAGGAAGGGAAAGCAGGAAAGAAGAAGTAA